A window of Garciella nitratireducens DSM 15102 contains these coding sequences:
- the fabF gene encoding beta-ketoacyl-ACP synthase II codes for MKKRVVITGIGVVSPIGIGKEKFWNAIKLGKCGIDTVSAFEIEEYPSKLAAEVKDFEVTDYITKKESRRMDRFSQFAMAASIMAMKDASMPLDDINHERMGVIIGTGCGGIATFEEQHRALLKKGPKKVSPFFIPMMICNMASGNVSIYFNAKGPNESVVTACASSAHALGEATRYIQRGEADIMIAGGTEAAVYPMAYAGFCSMKAMSTQEDPKKGSRPFDKNRDGFVMGEGAAILILEELEHALNRGANIIAEVVGYGATADAYHITAPAPKGEGAARAMKNAIQDAQIQSQQIEYINAHGTSTYYNDLYETQAIKDVFGVNAYQIPISSTKSMTGHLLGAAGAIEGAVCALALKEGFLPPTIHYENPDPECDLDYIPNIGREKDINYALSNSLGFGGHNACLIFKKY; via the coding sequence ATGAAAAAAAGAGTTGTAATTACTGGGATAGGCGTTGTTTCCCCAATTGGGATTGGAAAAGAAAAATTTTGGAATGCTATTAAATTGGGAAAATGTGGGATAGATACAGTTTCTGCTTTTGAGATAGAAGAATATCCAAGTAAATTAGCTGCAGAAGTAAAAGATTTTGAAGTTACTGATTATATAACTAAAAAAGAATCTCGTAGAATGGATCGCTTTTCACAATTTGCCATGGCAGCAAGTATTATGGCCATGAAAGATGCCTCTATGCCATTAGATGATATAAATCATGAGCGTATGGGAGTGATTATTGGTACAGGATGTGGAGGAATAGCAACTTTTGAAGAACAACATAGAGCCTTATTAAAAAAAGGTCCCAAAAAAGTAAGCCCATTTTTTATTCCCATGATGATTTGCAATATGGCTTCTGGTAATGTTTCTATTTACTTCAATGCAAAAGGACCAAATGAATCTGTTGTAACAGCATGTGCATCGTCTGCTCATGCTTTAGGAGAGGCTACTCGTTATATTCAAAGAGGCGAAGCAGATATTATGATAGCTGGGGGAACGGAAGCGGCAGTTTATCCTATGGCTTATGCGGGTTTTTGTTCTATGAAGGCTATGTCGACGCAAGAAGATCCTAAAAAGGGAAGTAGACCTTTTGATAAAAATAGAGATGGATTTGTAATGGGAGAAGGGGCTGCTATATTAATATTGGAAGAATTAGAACATGCTCTGAATAGAGGAGCAAATATTATAGCAGAAGTTGTTGGATATGGAGCTACAGCAGATGCGTATCATATAACTGCGCCTGCTCCAAAAGGAGAAGGAGCTGCTCGAGCTATGAAAAATGCTATTCAAGATGCTCAAATTCAATCTCAACAAATTGAATATATTAATGCACATGGAACGTCGACATATTACAATGATCTATATGAGACGCAAGCAATAAAAGATGTATTTGGAGTTAATGCATATCAAATTCCAATTAGCTCTACTAAATCTATGACAGGACATTTATTAGGAGCTGCTGGAGCAATTGAAGGTGCGGTGTGTGCATTAGCATTAAAAGAAGGATTCTTACCACCTACCATTCATTATGAAAATCCAGATCCAGAATGTGATTTAGATTATATTCCTAATATCGGTAGGGAAAAAGATATTAATTATGCATTGTCTAATTCTTTAGGATTTGGTGGTCACAATGCCTGCCTTATATTTAAAAAGTATTAA
- a CDS encoding acetate/propionate family kinase, which translates to MNILVINCGSSSLKYQLINMDKEQVIAKGLAERIGIKGSVLTHKPAGKEKVVIEKPMKDHKVALSILLDVLVDEEYGVIKSMNEISAIGHRVVHGGEKFASSVLITDEVMEALNDCIALAPLHNPPNIMGIQACKEILPDVPMVGVFDTAFHQTMPKEAYIYPLPYEYYEKYKIRKYGFHGTSHKYVSERAASMLNQPIENLRIITCHLGNGASVAAIKNGKSIDTSMGFTPLEGLAMGTRSGNIDPAIVTYLMQKEGLTIEEINDVLNKKSGVLGISGVSSDFRDIEQAANKGNERAQLALKVFNYRVRTTIGAYVAAMGGIDVIVFTAGLGENSASNRKQICKELEFLGITIDDNKNNIRGEETVISTDDSKVKVLVIPTNEELMIARDTKEIVEQ; encoded by the coding sequence ATGAATATTCTTGTAATTAATTGTGGAAGTTCATCTCTAAAGTATCAGCTTATTAATATGGATAAGGAGCAGGTTATTGCTAAAGGATTAGCTGAGAGGATTGGAATAAAAGGTTCCGTTTTGACGCATAAACCTGCTGGAAAAGAAAAGGTTGTCATAGAAAAACCTATGAAAGATCACAAAGTTGCATTATCTATTTTACTGGATGTTTTAGTAGATGAAGAATATGGAGTAATTAAATCTATGAATGAAATATCTGCTATAGGACACCGTGTTGTACATGGTGGTGAAAAGTTTGCCTCATCTGTATTAATTACAGATGAGGTAATGGAAGCATTGAATGATTGTATTGCATTGGCGCCTTTACATAATCCACCAAACATTATGGGTATTCAAGCTTGTAAAGAAATTTTACCAGATGTGCCAATGGTAGGTGTTTTTGATACCGCATTTCATCAAACAATGCCAAAAGAAGCCTATATTTATCCATTGCCTTATGAATATTATGAGAAATATAAAATTAGAAAATATGGATTTCATGGAACATCTCACAAATATGTTTCTGAAAGAGCAGCTAGTATGTTGAACCAACCTATTGAGAATCTAAGAATTATTACCTGCCATTTAGGAAATGGCGCAAGTGTTGCAGCTATAAAAAATGGGAAATCTATAGATACAAGCATGGGTTTTACTCCATTAGAAGGATTAGCAATGGGAACAAGAAGTGGGAATATAGATCCAGCCATTGTAACTTACTTAATGCAAAAAGAAGGATTAACTATTGAAGAAATAAATGATGTTTTAAATAAAAAGTCGGGAGTTTTAGGAATTTCCGGAGTAAGTAGTGACTTTAGAGATATTGAACAAGCAGCAAATAAAGGGAATGAAAGAGCACAATTAGCTTTAAAGGTATTTAATTATAGGGTAAGAACTACTATTGGAGCTTATGTAGCGGCAATGGGTGGTATAGATGTTATTGTCTTTACAGCAGGATTAGGAGAAAATTCTGCATCTAATAGAAAACAAATTTGTAAAGAATTAGAATTTTTAGGAATTACTATTGATGATAATAAAAATAACATTAGAGGAGAAGAAACTGTGATTTCTACAGATGATTCAAAGGTAAAAGTCCTGGTTATTCCTACTAACGAAGAGTTAATGATTGCTAGGGATACAAAAGAAATTGTTGAACAATAG
- a CDS encoding acyl carrier protein: MFEKVKEIIVEQLDVESEDVVLEASFIDDLQADSLDVVEMIMAFEEEFDLEIPDEDAEKIKTVKDVVEYLENHK, encoded by the coding sequence ATTTTTGAGAAAGTAAAAGAAATTATTGTAGAACAATTAGATGTAGAATCAGAAGATGTTGTTTTAGAAGCATCTTTTATAGATGATCTACAAGCTGATTCTCTTGATGTAGTAGAAATGATTATGGCTTTTGAAGAAGAATTTGATTTAGAGATTCCTGATGAAGATGCGGAAAAAATAAAAACGGTTAAGGATGTAGTAGAGTACTTAGAAAATCACAAATAG
- the rnc gene encoding ribonuclease III: MKKIDCREIEKKLGYKFKNRNFLYNALTHSSYNNENNIECNFNNERLEFLGDATLELIISEYLYKKFPDLTEGEMTKMRARIVCTDALAQSAFNLELGNMIIMGKGEIMSGGRTRKSIMANTMEAIIGAIYLDGGFNCARDFVLNKLHEIIIDVEKGKINKDYKSILQELVQREKYGCLEYQLIKEEGPDHDKKFYVNVIIDNKVIGFGVGKNKKEAEQRAAKEAIDLLNKKDEI; this comes from the coding sequence ATGAAAAAAATAGATTGTAGAGAAATAGAAAAAAAACTAGGATATAAATTTAAAAATAGAAATTTTTTATATAATGCCTTAACTCATAGTTCCTATAATAATGAGAATAACATAGAGTGTAATTTTAATAATGAAAGATTAGAATTTCTTGGAGATGCTACATTAGAATTAATTATAAGTGAATATTTATATAAAAAATTTCCTGACTTAACAGAAGGAGAAATGACGAAAATGAGAGCTAGGATTGTTTGTACTGATGCATTAGCACAAAGTGCTTTTAATTTAGAATTAGGTAATATGATTATTATGGGAAAAGGAGAAATAATGAGTGGTGGAAGAACTAGAAAATCTATTATGGCTAATACTATGGAAGCCATAATAGGTGCCATCTATTTAGACGGAGGATTTAATTGTGCTAGAGATTTTGTTTTGAATAAACTTCATGAAATTATTATTGATGTTGAGAAAGGAAAAATAAATAAAGACTATAAATCAATCCTTCAGGAGTTAGTACAAAGAGAGAAATATGGTTGTTTAGAATATCAATTAATAAAAGAAGAGGGACCTGATCATGATAAAAAATTTTATGTAAATGTAATCATTGATAATAAAGTCATAGGATTTGGAGTGGGTAAAAATAAAAAGGAAGCTGAGCAAAGGGCAGCTAAAGAAGCAATTGATTTACTTAATAAAAAGGATGAAATATAG
- the fabK gene encoding enoyl-[acyl-carrier-protein] reductase FabK has translation MDNVLCNLLNIQYPIIQGGMAWVATAELAAAVSEAGGLGIIGAGNAPGTIVREQIKKAKELTDKPFGVNIMLLSPFVEDVVEVIIDEKVAVVTTGAGNPGKYISRLHKADIKVIPVVPSVALAKRMERDHADAVIAEGTEAGGHIGELTTMALVPQIVDAVSIPVIAAGGIGDGRGVIAALALGAVGVQMGTRFICAEECTVHDRYKNYILKAKDRDAIVTGRSTGHPVRVLKNKLTKQYEFLEKHQASAEELEKLGTGKLKNAVIDGDIENGSVMAGQIAGLITKIQPAKEIIEEIMNEVQKNMQRLNFILK, from the coding sequence ATGGATAATGTATTATGTAATCTTTTAAACATTCAATATCCTATTATTCAAGGAGGAATGGCTTGGGTTGCTACTGCTGAGTTAGCAGCAGCTGTTTCTGAAGCTGGAGGTCTTGGAATTATAGGTGCAGGAAATGCTCCTGGAACTATAGTAAGAGAACAAATCAAAAAGGCAAAGGAGTTAACGGATAAACCTTTTGGAGTAAATATTATGTTATTATCTCCTTTTGTAGAGGATGTAGTAGAAGTTATAATAGATGAAAAAGTTGCCGTTGTTACCACAGGGGCTGGCAATCCAGGAAAATATATTTCTAGATTGCACAAAGCAGATATTAAAGTTATTCCCGTTGTGCCTTCTGTTGCTTTAGCTAAAAGAATGGAAAGAGATCATGCAGATGCAGTAATAGCTGAAGGAACAGAGGCAGGAGGACATATCGGAGAACTTACCACTATGGCTTTGGTACCTCAAATAGTTGATGCGGTTTCTATACCAGTAATTGCTGCAGGAGGGATAGGAGATGGAAGAGGGGTAATTGCTGCTTTGGCTTTAGGTGCAGTAGGAGTACAAATGGGAACACGCTTTATTTGTGCTGAAGAGTGCACTGTTCATGATAGGTATAAGAATTATATATTAAAAGCAAAAGATAGGGATGCAATTGTTACAGGAAGAAGTACAGGTCATCCAGTTCGTGTTTTAAAAAATAAATTAACGAAACAATATGAATTTTTAGAAAAACACCAGGCTTCTGCAGAAGAATTAGAAAAATTGGGAACTGGGAAATTAAAAAATGCAGTAATTGATGGAGATATTGAAAATGGTTCTGTAATGGCAGGGCAAATTGCTGGATTAATTACTAAAATTCAACCCGCAAAAGAAATTATAGAGGAGATTATGAATGAAGTTCAAAAAAATATGCAACGATTAAATTTTATTTTAAAGTAG
- the plsX gene encoding phosphate acyltransferase PlsX, with product MKIFVDAMGGDHSPTEIVKGCIFAIQEYKMPITLIGIEEEIEKELKKYEYDKKFINIIPTIEIIENDDEPVMAIRKKKNSSMVKGMELVKENDNAVFISAGNTGALLAGGLLKVGRINGILRPALAPILPTKKGPTLLIDAGANAECKSQQLQQFALMGSLYMEKVIGIKNPKVGLINIGIEEKKGTEMIKETFKLLKNSSLNFIGNIEARDIPNGTADILVCDGFIGNIVLKLTEGLAFFIFQALEETILSTTRGKIGALLLKPSIKDLVKQFDYTEYGGAPFLGINGGLIKAHGSSDAKAIKNAIGQGIKYLEKEVNKNIEQEIKKLKIKKEGEE from the coding sequence TTGAAAATATTTGTCGATGCTATGGGAGGAGATCATTCTCCTACTGAAATTGTTAAAGGATGTATTTTTGCTATCCAAGAATATAAAATGCCTATTACTTTGATTGGTATAGAAGAAGAGATTGAAAAAGAATTAAAAAAATATGAGTATGATAAAAAATTCATTAATATTATTCCTACAATAGAAATTATAGAAAATGATGACGAACCTGTTATGGCGATTCGAAAAAAAAAGAATTCTTCTATGGTAAAAGGAATGGAATTAGTCAAAGAAAATGACAATGCAGTATTTATTTCAGCAGGAAATACAGGTGCGCTTTTAGCTGGAGGGTTATTAAAAGTTGGAAGAATAAATGGGATTTTAAGACCCGCATTAGCACCTATTCTTCCAACTAAAAAGGGACCTACTTTATTAATTGATGCAGGTGCTAATGCTGAATGTAAGTCACAACAATTACAACAATTCGCTTTAATGGGGTCTCTATATATGGAAAAAGTTATTGGAATTAAAAATCCGAAGGTAGGACTTATCAATATAGGGATAGAAGAAAAAAAAGGCACAGAAATGATTAAAGAAACTTTTAAATTATTAAAAAACAGTAGTCTGAATTTTATAGGGAATATAGAAGCAAGAGACATTCCTAATGGCACAGCGGATATTCTTGTATGTGATGGATTTATAGGGAATATCGTTTTAAAATTAACAGAAGGATTAGCTTTTTTTATTTTTCAAGCTTTAGAAGAAACCATACTTTCAACAACAAGAGGAAAAATAGGAGCACTATTATTAAAACCTTCTATAAAAGATTTGGTAAAGCAATTTGATTATACTGAATATGGAGGAGCTCCTTTTTTAGGTATTAATGGAGGACTGATTAAAGCACATGGAAGTTCAGATGCAAAAGCTATAAAAAATGCTATAGGTCAGGGAATAAAATATTTAGAAAAAGAAGTAAATAAAAATATAGAACAAGAAATTAAAAAATTAAAAATAAAAAAGGAAGGCGAAGAATAA
- a CDS encoding nucleotidyltransferase — translation MTISGLIVEYNPFHNGHQYHLNISKKITKSEYIIAIMSGQFVQRGEPALFNKWYRTEMALKAGVDIVIELPTVYSCQSAELFSYGSIQLLEKIGIIDQLVFGTEWNNIEDLKIISQILAFEPNEYKDYLKKELKKGISFPSARSKALEIYAKNNHINKVNISSIIQSPNNILGIEYLKWIFRFQSKIIPKTIKRIGSHYYDQNLNTPFSSATAIRNHILNDRIDLKKLKNFLPFSSLGIIQKAFKNEFIPAQLKGMSHSILSILFRKNINDLKAFLDIEEGLDSRMIHCLTTNSIEEYIDLVKTKRYTRTRIQRILCHILLNLRKEDMQFFKENDGIQYVRILGFSNKGREILPLLKRKCNLPIITNLSKSYNALNSIQRKMIDFDILATNLYNIHFLKTTNYKKNMDFYFSPIIVDREENFK, via the coding sequence ATGACTATTTCTGGATTAATTGTAGAGTATAATCCTTTTCACAATGGCCATCAATATCATCTTAATATTTCAAAAAAAATTACAAAAAGTGAATATATTATAGCAATTATGAGTGGCCAATTTGTTCAAAGAGGAGAACCTGCATTATTTAATAAATGGTATCGGACAGAAATGGCACTAAAAGCTGGAGTGGATATAGTTATTGAACTTCCAACAGTCTATAGTTGCCAAAGTGCTGAACTTTTTTCTTATGGTAGTATACAATTATTAGAAAAAATTGGAATTATTGATCAGTTAGTTTTTGGAACAGAGTGGAATAACATTGAAGATTTAAAAATTATTTCTCAAATCTTAGCTTTTGAACCAAATGAATATAAGGATTATTTAAAAAAAGAATTAAAAAAAGGAATTTCTTTCCCTTCTGCACGTTCAAAAGCATTGGAAATATATGCAAAAAATAATCATATTAACAAAGTAAATATAAGTTCTATTATACAATCTCCCAATAATATCTTAGGAATTGAATATTTAAAATGGATTTTCAGATTTCAAAGTAAAATCATTCCTAAAACTATAAAAAGGATTGGTTCTCATTATTATGATCAAAATTTAAATACACCCTTTTCTAGTGCAACAGCTATCAGAAATCACATATTAAATGATAGAATTGATTTAAAAAAACTAAAAAATTTCCTTCCTTTTTCTAGTTTAGGTATTATACAAAAAGCTTTTAAAAATGAATTTATTCCTGCACAACTAAAAGGTATGTCTCATAGTATTCTATCCATTCTTTTTAGAAAAAACATCAACGATTTAAAAGCATTTTTGGATATAGAAGAAGGCTTAGATTCTAGAATGATCCATTGTTTAACAACAAATTCTATAGAAGAGTATATTGATTTAGTAAAGACAAAACGATATACGCGTACGAGAATTCAAAGAATTTTATGTCATATTCTCTTAAATTTAAGAAAAGAAGATATGCAGTTTTTTAAAGAAAACGATGGAATACAATATGTTAGAATATTAGGATTTAGTAATAAAGGAAGAGAAATTCTACCTTTATTAAAAAGAAAATGTAATCTTCCTATTATTACAAATCTTTCAAAATCATATAATGCGTTAAATTCTATTCAACGAAAAATGATAGATTTTGATATTTTAGCTACAAATTTATATAACATACATTTTTTAAAAACTACAAATTATAAAAAAAATATGGATTTCTACTTTTCTCCTATTATAGTAGATAGAGAGGAAAATTTTAAATAA
- a CDS encoding beta-ketoacyl-ACP synthase III, whose amino-acid sequence MGVIITGTGHYVPERVLTNYDLEKMVDTSDEWITTRTGIKERRIASENESTSTLATKAARRALDSAGISPEEIDLILVATATPDMLFPSVSCLVQDQLGAINAAAFDIEAACTGFIYALTIAQQFIITDFYSKILVIGAETLSKITDYTDRNTCVLFGDGAGAVVLEKGEEGKGILTADLGADGTGGKLLRLPAGGSLHPASIKTVEKRMHYTKMDGKEVFKFAARNMASSAIKSLNKVNMNVKDIDYLIPHQANIRIIENAAKRLHLEKEKIYVNIDKYGNMSSASIPVALDEAVKGHFIKKDDTIVLVGFGGGLTWGSIVIKW is encoded by the coding sequence ATGGGAGTAATTATTACGGGAACAGGTCACTATGTTCCTGAAAGGGTTTTAACCAATTATGATTTAGAAAAAATGGTAGATACTTCAGATGAATGGATTACTACAAGAACAGGAATTAAAGAAAGAAGAATTGCAAGTGAAAATGAATCTACTTCTACGTTGGCTACTAAAGCCGCTCGTAGAGCATTAGATTCTGCTGGAATTTCGCCTGAAGAAATTGATTTGATTTTAGTTGCAACGGCTACGCCAGATATGCTCTTTCCGTCAGTATCGTGCTTAGTACAAGATCAATTAGGAGCTATAAATGCTGCTGCTTTTGATATTGAAGCTGCGTGTACAGGATTTATATATGCTTTAACCATCGCCCAGCAATTTATTATAACGGACTTTTATTCTAAGATTTTAGTAATAGGAGCAGAAACATTATCAAAGATTACAGATTATACAGATAGAAATACTTGTGTATTATTTGGAGATGGGGCAGGAGCTGTTGTATTAGAAAAAGGAGAAGAAGGAAAAGGAATATTAACAGCTGATTTAGGGGCTGATGGTACAGGTGGAAAATTATTAAGACTTCCTGCAGGGGGATCTCTTCATCCTGCATCTATTAAGACTGTTGAAAAAAGGATGCATTATACAAAAATGGATGGGAAAGAAGTATTTAAATTTGCTGCTAGAAATATGGCTTCTAGTGCAATAAAATCTTTAAATAAAGTAAATATGAACGTAAAAGATATAGATTATTTAATTCCTCATCAAGCTAATATTAGGATTATAGAAAATGCAGCAAAACGTTTGCATTTAGAAAAAGAAAAAATTTATGTTAATATAGATAAATATGGAAATATGTCTTCTGCTTCAATACCTGTAGCTTTGGATGAGGCTGTAAAAGGACATTTTATAAAGAAAGATGATACTATCGTTCTTGTTGGTTTTGGAGGAGGTTTAACTTGGGGATCTATAGTGATAAAATGGTAA
- the fapR gene encoding transcription factor FapR, producing MKKVPKKIRQVQLQEKLKKDPFLTDEELSELFSVSIQTIRLDRLELGIPELRERIKNMAKKNLNKVKSLHSSEVIGELVEMNLGQSAISIFETTKQHAFEKTKVIKGQYIYSLAESLAIAVIDAQVALVGVANIKYKKPVKIGQKLIAKAEVVKKRGNNKYFVWVKIQIKNEEVFRGKFILVTFSDDKDDGGATF from the coding sequence ATGAAAAAAGTGCCAAAGAAAATTAGGCAAGTTCAGCTTCAAGAAAAATTAAAGAAAGATCCGTTTCTTACGGATGAAGAACTTAGTGAGTTATTTTCAGTTAGTATACAAACCATCCGATTAGATCGATTGGAATTAGGAATTCCTGAATTAAGAGAACGTATAAAAAATATGGCAAAAAAAAATTTAAACAAAGTTAAATCATTACATAGCAGTGAAGTTATTGGAGAACTTGTGGAGATGAACTTAGGGCAAAGTGCTATTTCAATATTTGAAACTACAAAGCAGCATGCTTTTGAAAAAACCAAAGTGATAAAAGGCCAGTATATTTATTCTTTGGCAGAGTCATTAGCTATAGCAGTGATAGATGCTCAAGTAGCCCTAGTTGGAGTTGCAAATATTAAATACAAAAAGCCAGTTAAAATTGGGCAAAAGCTTATTGCAAAAGCGGAAGTAGTAAAAAAAAGAGGAAATAATAAATATTTTGTATGGGTAAAAATACAAATAAAAAATGAAGAGGTTTTTAGAGGAAAATTTATTCTTGTTACATTTTCAGATGATAAGGATGATGGAGGTGCTACCTTTTGA
- the fabD gene encoding ACP S-malonyltransferase encodes MKNIAFIFPGQGAQYPGMGKELAENFPEAMEVFEKANLILNMDIKQLCFEGPQEQLNITENTQPAILTTSLAIAAILEKKNIRPQMTAGLSLGEYASLAIAGSLSIEDAIAIVRKRGKYMQEAVPVGVGKMAAIIGLKKEDINEICRLASSYGIVEAANFNCPGQIVIAGEAEAVEQACKIAKKMGAKRATLLAVSAPFHTSLLKPAGEKLKKEFKNYTFHNAQIPVVANVNASVEMDADEIKNNLIKQVSSSVLWEDCMNTMIEEGMDTFIEIGPGRTLTSFGKKINKEINYLRVEDLKTLNKTLEELEV; translated from the coding sequence ATGAAAAATATAGCGTTTATTTTTCCAGGACAAGGAGCACAATATCCAGGTATGGGGAAAGAACTTGCGGAAAATTTTCCTGAAGCAATGGAGGTATTTGAGAAAGCAAATCTAATTTTAAATATGGATATAAAACAATTATGTTTTGAAGGTCCTCAAGAACAATTAAATATAACAGAGAATACACAACCAGCTATTTTAACTACCAGTTTAGCTATTGCAGCTATTCTTGAGAAAAAAAATATTCGTCCCCAGATGACTGCAGGATTAAGTTTAGGTGAATATGCATCTCTGGCTATTGCAGGAAGTCTCAGTATAGAAGATGCTATAGCCATTGTAAGAAAAAGAGGAAAGTACATGCAAGAAGCTGTTCCTGTTGGAGTAGGAAAGATGGCTGCAATTATTGGTTTAAAAAAAGAGGATATAAATGAAATTTGTAGATTAGCTTCTTCTTATGGAATTGTTGAGGCGGCTAACTTTAATTGTCCAGGACAAATTGTTATTGCTGGAGAAGCAGAGGCTGTTGAACAGGCATGTAAGATAGCTAAGAAAATGGGTGCAAAACGTGCAACTCTATTGGCAGTTAGTGCTCCATTTCATACCAGTCTATTAAAACCTGCAGGGGAAAAACTAAAAAAAGAATTTAAAAACTATACTTTCCATAATGCTCAAATTCCTGTTGTAGCAAATGTAAATGCTTCTGTAGAAATGGATGCAGATGAGATCAAAAATAATCTTATAAAACAGGTTAGCTCCTCTGTTTTATGGGAAGATTGTATGAATACTATGATTGAAGAAGGAATGGATACATTTATTGAGATAGGTCCTGGAAGAACTCTTACATCTTTTGGAAAAAAAATTAATAAAGAGATTAATTATTTAAGAGTAGAAGATTTAAAGACTCTTAATAAGACTTTAGAGGAATTGGAGGTATAA
- the fabG gene encoding 3-oxoacyl-[acyl-carrier-protein] reductase produces the protein MNLENKTAIVTGSSKGIGKVIALQLANAGANVIVNYNHSFEEAKKVVEEIRSMGRRSLAIQADVGKQTDVDHFIQKALDEFKNIDILVNNAGITRDNLLLRMKEKEWDEVLNINLKGTFLMTKAVIRKMMKNKRGKIINISSIVGVTGNAGQSNYAAAKAGIIGFTKSIAREVASRGIQVNAIAPGYIKTEMTDILPESIQKELLNKIPVKRIGDPEDIANMVTFLSSDLSNYITGQVIHIDGGMYM, from the coding sequence TTGAATCTAGAGAATAAAACTGCTATTGTTACTGGTAGTTCTAAGGGAATTGGAAAGGTCATTGCTTTGCAATTAGCAAATGCAGGAGCTAATGTCATAGTAAATTATAATCATAGTTTTGAGGAAGCTAAAAAAGTGGTAGAAGAAATAAGATCTATGGGAAGAAGATCCTTAGCTATTCAAGCTGATGTAGGAAAGCAAACAGATGTAGATCATTTTATACAAAAAGCCTTAGATGAGTTTAAAAATATTGATATATTGGTAAATAATGCTGGTATTACTCGAGATAATCTACTGTTAAGAATGAAAGAAAAAGAATGGGATGAGGTATTAAATATCAATTTAAAAGGTACTTTTCTTATGACAAAGGCTGTTATAAGAAAAATGATGAAAAATAAAAGGGGTAAAATTATAAATATTAGTTCTATTGTAGGCGTCACTGGAAATGCAGGACAGTCTAATTATGCTGCTGCAAAAGCAGGAATCATAGGATTTACAAAATCTATTGCTAGAGAAGTTGCTTCTAGAGGTATTCAGGTAAACGCAATTGCTCCGGGTTATATAAAGACAGAAATGACAGATATATTACCTGAGAGTATTCAAAAAGAATTGTTAAATAAAATACCGGTAAAACGAATAGGGGATCCTGAAGATATTGCTAATATGGTAACTTTTTTAAGTTCAGATCTTTCTAATTATATTACAGGTCAAGTAATTCATATTGACGGTGGAATGTATATGTAA
- the rpmF gene encoding 50S ribosomal protein L32 — translation MAVPKRKTSKARRDKRRANWKLSVPGLSVCPKCGEMKLPHRVCKSCGTYKKIEVMDVK, via the coding sequence ATGGCAGTACCAAAAAGAAAAACATCAAAAGCAAGAAGAGATAAACGTAGAGCAAATTGGAAATTATCTGTTCCTGGATTAAGTGTATGTCCAAAATGTGGAGAAATGAAATTACCTCATAGAGTATGTAAATCTTGTGGAACATATAAGAAAATAGAGGTAATGGATGTTAAATAA